From Zavarzinella sp., one genomic window encodes:
- a CDS encoding ferredoxin family protein, whose amino-acid sequence MLYINPDDCIDCEACVPECPVEAIYGEGNVPEQWTSYIQLNAERAGALGSGAVITEKATPLEGPDCKKP is encoded by the coding sequence ATGCTTTACATCAATCCCGACGATTGTATCGATTGTGAAGCATGCGTGCCCGAGTGTCCTGTTGAAGCCATTTACGGCGAAGGTAATGTTCCAGAACAGTGGACCAGCTACATCCAGTTAAACGCTGAGCGTGCTGGTGCGTTGGGTTCGGGCGCGGTGATTACCGAAAAGGCTACCCCGCTGGAAGGCCCGGATTGCAAAAAGCCGTAA